A window of Pseudomonas guangdongensis contains these coding sequences:
- a CDS encoding YajG family lipoprotein codes for MLPRLLLGLFAAASLTLAGCAHSPQQLSLQPMVTAPLTPVGQGQPVVVRVVDGRPSPVLGTRGGLYPETSAISVNPQDLLPKLQGQAEAAVRLLGFTPTPNAYNAPQLTLTLTDLKYQSPKDGSYVTEANISASIRADVQNSVRRYSGRYGASLNQRFGMAPNQQTNSKLVSDVVSDALTRVFKDPTVGQLLNNQ; via the coding sequence ATGCTGCCCCGTCTGCTGCTTGGCCTGTTCGCCGCCGCCAGTCTGACCCTGGCGGGCTGTGCGCACAGCCCGCAACAACTCAGTCTGCAACCGATGGTCACCGCGCCGCTGACGCCGGTCGGTCAGGGTCAGCCGGTGGTGGTGCGGGTTGTCGACGGACGTCCCTCGCCGGTGCTCGGCACCCGTGGCGGCCTCTACCCGGAAACCAGCGCGATCAGCGTCAACCCGCAGGACCTGCTGCCCAAGCTGCAGGGTCAGGCCGAGGCGGCGGTACGCTTGCTCGGTTTCACCCCGACACCCAACGCCTACAACGCGCCGCAGCTGACCCTGACCCTGACCGACCTGAAGTACCAGTCGCCCAAGGATGGCAGCTACGTCACCGAGGCGAACATCAGCGCCAGCATCCGCGCCGACGTGCAGAACAGCGTGCGCCGCTACAGCGGCCGCTACGGCGCCTCGCTGAACCAGCGCTTCGGCATGGCGCCCAATCAGCAGACCAACAGCAAGCTGGTCAGCGATGTGGTCAGCGATGCGCTGACCCGGGTGTTCAAGGATCCCACCGTCGGCCAGTTGCTGAACAACCAGTAA
- the zapE gene encoding cell division protein ZapE — translation MTPLERYQADLKRPDFFHDAAQENAVRHLQRLYDDLVSGQQESAGLFGKLFGRKKPQGPVKGIYFWGGVGRGKTYLVDTFFDALPFEQKMRTHFHRFMKRVHEEMKTLKGEKNPLTIIGKRFADEARVICFDEFFVSDITDAMILATLLEELFNNGVSLVATSNIVPDGLYKDGLQRARFLPAIALLKQHTEIVNVDSGIDYRLRALEQAELYHCPLDAEAELSLERSFKSLLTENCTVKDDDVLLIENREIRARKTANDVAWFEFRALCDGPRSQNDYIELGKIFGAVLISNVEQMGTAKDDMARRFINLVDEFYDRNVKLILSAEVELKDLYTGGRLEFEFQRTLSRLLEMQSHEFLARPHKP, via the coding sequence ATGACCCCGCTCGAACGCTACCAGGCCGATCTGAAACGCCCCGACTTCTTCCACGACGCCGCGCAGGAAAATGCCGTGCGTCATCTGCAGCGTCTCTACGACGACCTGGTCAGCGGCCAGCAGGAGTCGGCGGGCCTGTTCGGCAAGCTGTTCGGCCGCAAGAAGCCGCAGGGGCCGGTCAAGGGCATCTACTTCTGGGGCGGCGTCGGTCGCGGCAAGACCTACCTGGTCGACACCTTCTTCGATGCCCTGCCGTTCGAGCAGAAGATGCGCACCCACTTCCACCGCTTCATGAAGCGCGTCCACGAGGAGATGAAGACCCTCAAGGGCGAGAAGAACCCGCTGACCATCATCGGCAAGCGCTTCGCCGACGAGGCACGGGTGATCTGCTTCGACGAATTCTTCGTCTCCGACATCACCGACGCGATGATCCTCGCCACCCTGCTCGAGGAGCTGTTCAACAACGGCGTGAGTCTGGTGGCGACCTCCAACATCGTGCCGGACGGCCTGTACAAGGACGGCCTGCAGCGTGCCCGCTTCCTGCCGGCGATCGCCCTGCTCAAGCAGCACACCGAGATCGTCAACGTCGACAGCGGCATCGACTACCGCCTGCGCGCCCTGGAGCAGGCCGAGCTGTACCACTGCCCGCTCGACGCCGAGGCCGAGCTGAGCCTGGAGCGCAGCTTCAAGAGCCTGCTCACCGAGAACTGCACGGTGAAGGACGATGACGTGCTGCTGATCGAGAACCGCGAGATCCGCGCGCGCAAGACCGCCAACGACGTTGCCTGGTTCGAGTTCCGCGCCCTGTGCGACGGCCCGCGCAGCCAGAACGACTACATCGAGCTGGGCAAGATCTTCGGCGCGGTGTTGATCTCCAATGTCGAGCAGATGGGCACCGCCAAGGACGACATGGCGCGGCGCTTCATCAACCTGGTGGACGAGTTCTACGACCGCAACGTCAAGCTGATCCTCTCCGCCGAGGTGGAACTCAAGGATCTCTACACCGGCGGCCGCCTGGAGTTCGAGTTCCAGCGCACCCTGAGTCGCCTGCTGGAGATGCAGTCCCACGAATTCCTCGCCCGGCCGCACAAGCCGTGA
- a CDS encoding tryptophan--tRNA ligase, protein MTIRILTGITTTGTPHLGNYAGAIRPAIRASRADNVDSFYFLADYHALIKCDDPQRIQRSRLEIAATWLACGLDPERVTFYRQSDIPEIPELTWLLTCVAAKGLLNRAHAYKASVDQNLARGEDPDAGVTMGLFSYPVLMAADILMFNANQVPVGRDQIQHVEMARDIGQRFNHLFGNGRELFALPEALIEESVATLPGLDGRKMSKSYDNTIPLFGTSKQLKDAVARIVTDSKLPGEPKDADSSHLCTLYQAFASAEQGAAFRAELQDGLGWGEAKRRLTELLEGELGAARERYNALIARPNDLEDILLAGAAKARKIATPFLGELREAVGLRSFVAAPVAKPAGASLGQALGAFVSFLDEVAVDMNMAQAAKRGAPVPAAAPAAPAAAPAPVAAVAADKAAPKAAKKSRLVSFRDGDGSFRFRLLDVDGSPLLLSIGFADGKSAGAASKRLQDEELDLRKDGSGFAVWLDDAPVAHSPAYADNAARDAAMRRLGEVLAPQEE, encoded by the coding sequence ATGACCATCCGTATTCTTACCGGCATCACCACCACCGGCACGCCGCACCTGGGCAACTACGCCGGTGCCATCCGCCCGGCGATCAGAGCCAGCCGCGCGGACAATGTGGACTCCTTCTACTTCCTGGCCGACTACCACGCGCTGATCAAGTGCGACGATCCGCAGCGCATCCAGCGCTCGCGCCTGGAGATCGCCGCCACCTGGCTGGCCTGCGGCCTCGACCCCGAGCGGGTGACCTTCTATCGCCAGTCGGACATCCCCGAGATCCCCGAGCTGACCTGGCTGCTCACCTGCGTGGCGGCCAAGGGCCTGCTCAACCGTGCCCACGCCTACAAGGCTTCGGTCGACCAGAACCTGGCCAGGGGCGAGGATCCGGACGCCGGGGTGACCATGGGCCTGTTCAGCTACCCGGTGCTGATGGCTGCCGACATCCTGATGTTCAACGCCAACCAGGTGCCGGTCGGTCGCGACCAGATCCAGCACGTGGAAATGGCCCGCGACATCGGCCAGCGCTTCAACCACCTGTTCGGCAACGGCCGCGAGCTGTTCGCCCTGCCCGAGGCGCTGATCGAGGAGAGCGTGGCGACCCTGCCGGGCCTCGACGGGCGCAAGATGAGCAAGAGCTACGACAACACCATCCCGCTGTTCGGCACCAGCAAGCAGCTCAAGGACGCGGTGGCGCGCATCGTCACCGACTCGAAGCTGCCGGGCGAGCCCAAGGATGCCGACAGCTCGCATCTCTGCACCCTCTACCAGGCTTTCGCCAGCGCCGAGCAGGGCGCGGCATTCCGTGCCGAACTGCAGGATGGCCTGGGCTGGGGCGAGGCCAAGCGCCGCCTGACCGAGCTGCTCGAAGGCGAGCTGGGTGCGGCCCGCGAGCGCTACAACGCGCTGATCGCCCGGCCGAACGATCTGGAGGACATCCTGCTGGCCGGCGCCGCCAAGGCCCGCAAGATCGCCACGCCGTTCCTCGGCGAGCTGCGCGAGGCGGTGGGCCTGCGCTCCTTCGTGGCCGCGCCGGTCGCCAAGCCGGCGGGCGCCTCGCTGGGCCAGGCGCTGGGCGCCTTCGTCAGCTTCCTCGACGAGGTGGCGGTGGACATGAACATGGCGCAGGCCGCCAAGCGCGGCGCACCGGTCCCGGCGGCCGCGCCCGCCGCTCCTGCCGCCGCGCCGGCCCCGGTCGCCGCAGTCGCCGCCGACAAGGCCGCACCCAAGGCGGCGAAGAAGTCGCGTCTGGTCAGCTTCCGCGACGGCGACGGCAGCTTCCGCTTCCGCCTGCTGGACGTCGACGGCAGCCCGCTGCTGCTGTCGATCGGCTTCGCCGACGGCAAGAGTGCCGGCGCGGCGAGCAAGCGCCTGCAGGACGAGGAGCTGGATCTGCGCAAGGACGGCAGCGGCTTTGCCGTGTGGCTGGACGATGCGCCGGTGGCGCACAGCCCGGCCTATGCCGACAATGCCGCGCGCGATGCGGCGATGCGTCGTCTCGGCGAGGTGCTGGCGCCGCAGGAAGAGTAG
- a CDS encoding alpha/beta hydrolase: MSLTEIPLLLDGPAGALEALYLGRADARGLALICHPHPLFAGSMHNKVVATLQRAARDAGYATLRFNFRGVGQSPGEHANGEGEIDDAEAAANWLLAEHPGLPLTLCGFSFGACVAACLGGRLERRGVEVAQLLMLAPPVERFAVDGRLPEAGPLYVIQPEDDEVVTPAAVYAWSAALERPHELLKVAECGHFFHGKLNELKALVLPRLHS; the protein is encoded by the coding sequence GTGTCTTTGACGGAAATCCCCCTGCTGCTCGACGGCCCCGCCGGTGCCCTCGAAGCGCTGTACCTGGGTCGCGCCGATGCGCGCGGCCTGGCGCTGATCTGCCATCCCCACCCGCTGTTCGCCGGCAGCATGCACAACAAGGTGGTGGCCACCCTGCAGCGCGCGGCGCGCGACGCCGGCTACGCCACCCTGCGCTTCAACTTCCGTGGCGTCGGCCAGAGCCCGGGCGAGCATGCCAACGGCGAGGGCGAGATCGACGATGCCGAGGCGGCCGCGAACTGGCTGCTGGCCGAACATCCCGGCCTGCCGCTGACCCTGTGCGGCTTCTCCTTCGGCGCCTGCGTGGCGGCCTGCCTGGGCGGCCGGCTGGAGCGGCGTGGCGTCGAGGTCGCGCAGCTGCTGATGCTGGCGCCGCCGGTCGAGCGCTTCGCCGTCGATGGCCGTCTGCCCGAGGCGGGGCCGCTGTACGTGATCCAGCCCGAGGACGACGAGGTGGTCACGCCGGCGGCGGTGTACGCCTGGTCGGCGGCCCTCGAGCGTCCCCACGAGCTGCTCAAGGTGGCAGAATGCGGGCACTTCTTCCACGGCAAGCTGAACGAGCTGAAAGCGCTGGTTCTGCCCCGCCTCCACTCCTGA
- a CDS encoding YhcB family protein — protein sequence MEQSLAGWLLPVVALIVGVVIGFLLARLLPGAAPGRAQHKMDEMQERFEAYQSEVINHFNATANLVQKLNQNYQDIQEHLSEGASRLALDELTRQRLIAALSDGAQPPRERLSSNVSGTEPPKDYAPGQSGILSDEPVVKHG from the coding sequence GTGGAACAGTCTCTTGCTGGCTGGCTGCTGCCAGTCGTGGCGCTGATCGTCGGCGTCGTCATCGGCTTCCTGCTCGCGCGCCTGCTGCCGGGCGCCGCTCCCGGTCGCGCCCAACACAAGATGGACGAGATGCAGGAGCGCTTCGAGGCCTACCAGAGCGAGGTGATCAATCACTTCAACGCCACCGCCAACCTGGTGCAGAAGCTCAACCAGAACTATCAGGACATCCAGGAGCACCTCTCCGAGGGTGCCAGCCGTCTGGCACTCGACGAGCTGACCCGCCAGCGGCTGATCGCCGCCCTCAGCGACGGCGCCCAGCCGCCGCGCGAGCGCCTGTCGAGCAACGTCAGCGGCACCGAGCCGCCGAAAGACTACGCCCCCGGCCAGTCCGGCATACTCAGCGACGAGCCGGTGGTCAAGCACGGCTGA
- the cysN gene encoding sulfate adenylyltransferase subunit CysN gives MSHQSDLIGEDILAYLAQHERKELLRFLTCGNVDDGKSTLIGRLLHDSKMIYEDHLEAITRDSKKVGTTGDDVDLALLVDGLQAEREQGITIDVAYRYFSTAKRKFIIADTPGHEQYTRNMATGASTCDLAIILVDARYGVQTQTRRHSFIASLLGIKHIVVAINKMDLMDFDQGVFEAIKADYLQFAGRIGMQPSSLHFVPMSALKGDNVVNKSERAPWYQGPSLMEILESVEIAADRNLTDMRFPVQYVNRPNLNFRGFAGTLASGIVHKGDEIAVLPSGKTSKVKSIVTFDGELEQAIPGQAVTLTLEDEIDVSRGDMLVHADNRPQVTDSFDAMLVWMAEEPMLPGKKYDIKRATSYVPGNIVGIEHRVDVNSLEQLAASELKLNEIGKVRVSLDAPIALDGYAHNRTTGAFIVVDRLTNGTVGAGMIVADPLAGQNSHGHHGRLAHVSTEERAARFGQQPATVLFSGLSGAGKSTLAYAVERKLFDSGRAVYVLDGQNLRHDLNKGLPLDRAGRAENWRRAAQVAKQFNEAGLLTLAAFVAPDAEGREQARAVIGAERLITVYVQASPQACRERDPQGLYAAGEDNIPGESFPYDVPLDADLVIDTQSTSVEEGVAQVLALLRSRGAI, from the coding sequence ATGTCGCACCAATCTGATCTGATCGGCGAGGACATCCTCGCCTACCTGGCCCAGCACGAACGCAAGGAGCTGCTGCGCTTCCTCACCTGCGGCAACGTCGACGACGGCAAGAGCACGCTGATCGGCCGCCTGTTGCACGATTCCAAGATGATCTACGAGGATCATCTGGAAGCGATCACCCGCGACTCCAAGAAGGTCGGCACCACCGGCGATGACGTCGACCTGGCGCTGCTGGTCGACGGCCTGCAGGCCGAGCGCGAGCAGGGCATCACCATCGACGTGGCCTACCGCTACTTCTCCACCGCCAAGCGCAAGTTCATCATCGCCGACACCCCGGGCCACGAGCAGTACACCCGCAACATGGCCACCGGCGCCTCGACCTGCGACCTGGCGATCATCCTCGTCGATGCCCGCTACGGCGTGCAGACCCAGACCCGCCGGCACAGCTTCATCGCCTCGCTGCTGGGCATCAAGCACATCGTCGTGGCCATCAACAAGATGGACCTGATGGACTTCGATCAGGGCGTGTTCGAGGCGATCAAGGCCGACTACCTGCAGTTCGCCGGGCGCATCGGCATGCAGCCCAGCTCGCTGCACTTCGTCCCGATGTCGGCGCTCAAGGGCGACAACGTGGTCAACAAGAGCGAGCGTGCGCCCTGGTACCAGGGGCCGTCGCTGATGGAGATCCTCGAGTCCGTCGAGATCGCCGCCGACCGCAACCTGACTGACATGCGCTTCCCGGTGCAGTACGTCAACCGCCCGAACCTGAACTTCCGCGGTTTCGCCGGCACCCTGGCCAGCGGCATCGTGCACAAGGGCGACGAGATTGCCGTGCTGCCGTCGGGCAAGACCAGCAAGGTCAAGTCCATCGTCACCTTCGACGGCGAGCTGGAGCAGGCGATCCCCGGCCAGGCGGTGACCCTGACCCTGGAAGACGAGATCGACGTGTCGCGCGGCGACATGCTGGTGCATGCCGACAACCGTCCGCAGGTCACCGACAGCTTCGACGCCATGCTGGTGTGGATGGCTGAGGAGCCGATGCTGCCGGGCAAGAAATACGACATCAAGCGCGCCACCAGCTATGTGCCGGGCAACATCGTCGGCATCGAGCACCGTGTCGACGTCAACAGCCTCGAGCAGCTGGCCGCCAGCGAGCTGAAGCTCAACGAGATCGGCAAGGTGCGCGTCAGCCTGGATGCGCCCATCGCCCTCGATGGCTACGCCCACAACCGCACCACCGGCGCGTTCATCGTCGTCGACCGGCTGACCAACGGCACCGTCGGTGCCGGGATGATCGTCGCCGACCCGCTGGCCGGGCAGAACAGCCACGGTCACCATGGGCGCCTGGCCCACGTCAGCACCGAGGAGCGCGCCGCGCGCTTCGGTCAGCAGCCGGCCACCGTGCTGTTCTCCGGGCTCTCCGGCGCCGGCAAGAGCACCCTGGCCTATGCCGTCGAGCGCAAGCTGTTCGACAGTGGTCGCGCGGTCTACGTGCTGGACGGCCAGAATCTGCGTCACGACCTGAACAAGGGCCTGCCGCTGGATCGCGCCGGCCGCGCCGAGAACTGGCGCCGCGCCGCCCAGGTGGCCAAGCAGTTCAACGAGGCGGGTCTCTTGACCCTGGCGGCCTTCGTCGCCCCGGATGCCGAGGGGCGCGAGCAGGCCCGGGCCGTCATCGGCGCCGAGCGGCTGATCACCGTTTACGTGCAGGCCTCGCCGCAGGCCTGCCGCGAGCGCGATCCGCAGGGCCTGTACGCCGCCGGCGAGGACAACATCCCCGGCGAGTCCTTCCCCTACGACGTGCCGTTGGATGCCGATCTGGTGATCGACACCCAGTCCACCTCGGTGGAGGAGGGCGTGGCCCAGGTGCTGGCGCTGCTGCGCAGCCGCGGCGCGATCTGA